Proteins encoded together in one Anopheles darlingi chromosome 3, idAnoDarlMG_H_01, whole genome shotgun sequence window:
- the LOC125954571 gene encoding uncharacterized protein LOC125954571 isoform X3: MTGGTFDGMAALQQHQQQQHQQQPQHQHQQQQQQQPLPMSIEKLVRVGYYELEKTIGKGNFAVVKLASNVITNSKVAIKIIDKTCLDEENLAKTFREISILKVLHHPHITRLYEVMESRNKIYLVTEHAAQGEIFDHLVANGRMKEEEAARIFSQIVSAVDYCHRHGIVHRDLKAENVLLDTDMNVKLADFGFSNTFVEGQPLRTWCGSPPYAAPEVFQGVEYDGPKSDIWSLGVVLYVLVCGALPFDGTTLHDLRSVVVAGKFRIPFFMSQECEQLIRHMLVVEPERRYSLKQIAHHRWLGQYNSTPLLADVNTQSMEAGEPGEQHPGTTRDAGGTMPLDAVVMTHMLQLPGLTADMIAQSVHENRFDHIYAIYSLLVDKLRQKRKEKGRLQHHASLAFARSRKTSITTGVVDRTEVIKNDSLERLSPLTSVGSTILNLSTGLGGTEELEKYDLDGAATAARDGIAGSLTGGVATPGQAGTGAAVGGKVPDANDHHHLFPPGTASGIAATSAAAAAAAAGCNGGGNTRRHTVGPGDVAHEQVLVNPNVVPISFKMHETTVNPPTPNVPINIPSLQNQPIHNLTIKDQHLLKPPTVMGATSSFGRRASDGGANLQIYYPSSSTNFADQSQQQPQQQSQQQQQQQPLSPQQVTDGAGPGVNGVALAVDHLMLQTPSSEGTDDSNDEIQRYMHGRGCTKRHTVGCTDDLSTGCSSPMDPPQGSHSPAPMAGAGGASGSSAGGAGGGGGGRTRRTGLLTVMERPPGRYSPVRRASEGSRITSQFPGPFQECQQLQKGLHAAALAQQQQHHQMQQQQQQQQQQQPLPAHHRNNNLLITPSPPLADNSVSLPGSPMHCKVPMFGEVAIDRPPDLTVPHDVLLSLMPALEKLVLENRLPIETANGIVNTRTMPYEVGHQLGIVRAGGVVTSVTGGHVFDMGLNVLQLQHSQSVSPLNSVLRQTAATGGGAGAGANVGGYPLSGRPTGFGLQPSYIAGGGGGGMFGTFGNAPYGGGGYTGQYGASAGGTASGISPTIGLTCHPSGLEYPGSNSNSGCPSPVYYTSGCSSPILPGPPLVMGGTGGAGSCGPGGSNATPLSGSASSSSAVGGGVGGGGGGGASPMHQITRGISSLNTGGGSITRGTPAAPAALPPVFPPASVACNEPLDLSMDIVNSVEIDFSGRGLYSGPTTPVNYFDPKGYGLLPPAPPPHQTMRISATPPTSPNNLCIIQEEQQLHGSSSGTATVTGSVSTVGFRSHSVTGSPEDLSFQHTHPQICLTDVQGSEITLVALSDSSRGDSDDSLNGCCGGVSGGGANTSSASGCGLGFSGLLITDPPGDMPSITRGVGRKASLDTENNSTATNSSSMATSITTTSGSAKLDTSDLSESYVRRGSDKSLGFSDDSLSNDSNPSNLSPSQEPPSASVSTSSGFRSGGLDSEHDTSARLSPDSLGDGASTRSTVGGPGSGLGDECYELPLPQECSSLDSARILELVKRTLDSTMPPKGCIYGSSSSSSNGRTMVATPAATGDATDPSISNGRSAIGVAAAAAVAEGRSADGAVGATGTANGGEGGSAAGGTDSRSNLSLEFSGGLQIELQVYEGRSKDSNTSKGIKLRRISGDQYEYGKLCQQLITSLTV, translated from the exons ATGACCGGTGGCACATTCGACGGAATGGCGGCCcttcagcaacatcaacagcagcagcaccagcagcaaccgcagcatcagcatcagcagcagcagcagcagcaaccgctgcccATGTCAATCGAGAAGCTGGTGCGCGTAGGCTACTACGAGCTGGAGAAAACGATTGGCAAGGGTAACTTCGCCGTTGTCAAGCTCGCCTCGAATGTCATAACAAACTCTAAG GTTGCAATTAAAATAATCGATAAAACATGCCTGGACGAGGAGAACCTGGCGAAAACGTTCCGCGAGATATCGATACTGAAGGTGCTGCACCATCCGCACATTACGCGGCTGTACGAGGTGATGGAGTCACGCAACAAGATCTACCTGGTGACGGAGCACGCGGCGCAGGGCGAAATCTTCGACCATCTCGTCGCGAACGGGCgcatgaaggaggaggaggcggcgCGCATCTTCTCGCAGATCGTATCGGCGGTCGACTACTGCCATCGGCAcggcatcgtgcaccgtgacCTGAAGGCGGAGAACGTGCTGCTCGATACGGACATGAACGTGAAGCTGGCCGACTTTGGCTTCAGCAACACGTTCGTCGAGGGTCAACCGTTGCGCACGTGGTGCGGTTCGCCACCATACGCGGCCCCGGAGGTGTTCCAGGGTGTCGAGTACGATGGGCCCAAGTCGGACATCTGGAGTCTCGGTGTGGTGCTGTACGTCTTGGTCTGCGGAGCGCTGCCCTTCGACGGGACGACGCTGCACGATCTACGCAGCGTCGTGGTGGCCGGCAAGTTCCGGATACCGTTCTTCATGTCGCAGGAGTGCGAACAGCTGATCCGGCACATGCTCGTCGTTGAGCCCGAGCGTCGCTATTCACTAAAGCAGATCGCACACCATCGCTGGTTGGGCCAGTACAACTCGACGCCCCTGCTCGCAGACGTCAACACGCAATCGATGGAAGCGGGTGAGCCGGGAGAACAGCATCCGGGGACAACACGAGACGCTGGTGGCACGATGCCGCTGGATGCGGTTGTGATGACGCACATGCTACAATTGCCAGGCCTTACCGCGGACATGATCGCCCAGTCGGTGCATGAGAATCGCTTCGATCACATCTACGCCATCTATAGCCTGCTGGTGGATAAGCTGCGCCAGAAGCGCAAGGAGAAGGGCCGGTTGCAGCACCATGCCAGCCTGGCATTTGCGCGCTCTCGAAAGACCAGTATTACGACGGGTGTGGTCGATCGGACAGAGGTCATCAAGAACGATTCGCTCGAACGGCTCAGCCCGCTGACGAGCGTCGGTTCGACGATTCTGAATCTCTCGACCGGACTCGGCGGTACGGAGGAGCTCGAAAAGTACGATCTCGATGGTGCCGCCACCGCAGCACGGGACGGTATCGCGGGAAGTCTCACGGGAGGAGTAGCCACACCCGGACAGGCTGGTACTGGGGCGGCAGTGGGCGGTAAGGTGCCGGATgcgaacgatcatcatcacctatTCCCACCAGGAACAGCGTCGGGTATAGCGGCGacgtcggcagcagcggcggcggcggcagccggttgcaatggtggtggcaacacGCGACGGCACACGGTCGGTCCGGGCGATGTGGCACACGAGCAGGTACTGGTCAACCCGAATGTGGTGCCGATCTCGTTCAAAATGCACGAAACAACCGTCAACCCTCCGACGCCAAACGTTCCAATCAACATACCGTCGCTACAGAACCAACCGATACACAATCTGACCATCAAGGATCAGCATTTGCTGAAACCACCGACCGTCATGGGAGCAA CGAGTTCGTTCGGTCGAAGAGCATCGGATGGTGGAGCCAATCTGCAAATTTATTACCCTTCATCATCCACGAATTTTGCGGatcagtcgcagcagcagccgcagcagcagtcccaacagcagcaacagcagcagccactatCGCCACAGCAAGTCACGGATGGTGCTGGACCCGGTGTAAATGGCGTCGCGCTCGCCGTCGATCATCTGATGCTGCAGACGCCCAGCAGCGAAGGAACGGATGATTCGAACGATGAAATTCAACG GTATATGCATGGCCGTGGATGTACTAAACGACACACTGTCGGCTGTACGGATGATCTATCAACCGGGTGTTCCTCACCGATGGATCCACCGCAGGGGTCACACTCTCCCGCACCGATGGCTGGTGCCGGGGGTGCCTCCGGTagttctgctggtggtgctggtggtggcggcggaggcCGTACTAGACGTACCGGTCTGTTGACGGTGATGGAACGTCCACCGG GTCGCTACAGCCCGGTACGACGAGCGTCAGAAGGATCTCGCATCACCTCGCAGTTTCCGGGTCCGTTCCAAGAGTGTCAACAGCTACAGAAGGGTCTGCATGCGGCCGCCTtggcacaacagcaacagcatcatcagatgcagcagcagcagcagcagcagcagcaacagcaaccgctaCCGGCACATCATCGTAACAACAACTTGCTGATCACTCCGAGTCCACCGCTGGCGGATAACTCGGTTAGCTTGCCCGGTTCGCCGATGCACTGTAAGGTGCCGATGTTTGGCGAggtcgcgatcgatcgaccaccgGATCTCACTGTACCACATGACGTGCTGCTATCGTTGATGCCAGCGCTTGAAAAGCTGGTGCTAGAGAACCGATTACCGATCGAGACGGCCAATGGGATCGTGAACACGCGTACCATGCCTTATGAGGTGGGCCATCAGCTGGGCATCGTCCGTGCTGGTGGCGTGGTGACGTCCGTCACTGGTGGACATGTTTTCGATATGGGGTTGAATGTGCTGCAACTACAGCATAGCCAGAGTGTTTCACCGTTGAACTCGGTACTGCGtcaaactgctgctactggaggaGGAGCGGGAGCAGGAGCAAACGTTGGTGGCTATCCGTTGTCCGGTCGGCCTACCGGCTTTGGACTACAACCAAGCTACAtcgctggaggtggtggtggtggtatgtttGGAACGTTCGGTAATGCTCcttacggtggcggtggttacACTGGCCAGTACGGTGCTAGTGCCGGTGGTACGGCAAGCGGCATCAGTCCCACCATTGGTCTAACGTGCCATCCGTCGGGACTAGAGTATCCTGGAAGCAATAGCAACAGTGGTTGTCCTTCGCCCGTGTACTATACTAGCGGATGCTCTTCACCGATCCTTCCTGGACCACCGTTGGTCATgggtggtaccggtggtgcaGGTAGCTGTGGTCCTGGAGGTAGCAATGCAACCCCTCTGTCTGGAAGTGCCTCTTCGTCGAGTGCtgtcggcggtggtgttggtggtggtggcggtggcggtgcttcACCGATGCATCAGATCACCAGGGGCATTAGCTCGCTGAATACGGGCGGTGGATCGATCACGAGAGGAACgccggcagcaccagcggcccTCCCGCCAGTCTTCCCGCCCGCTTCGGTAGCCTGCAATGAACCGCTCGATCTTTCGATGGACATCGTGAACAGTGTGGAGATCGATTTCAGCGGTCGAGGGCTGTACTCGGGCCCCACCACTCCGGTCAACTATTTCGATCCCAAGGGCTACGGATTGCTGCCGCCGGCACCGCCTCCCCACCAGACGATGCGCATCTCGGCGACACCACCAACTTCACCGAACAACTTGTGCATTAtccaggaggagcagcagctccatgGTAGCTCATCGGGAACGGCTACGGTCACTGGCAGTGTGAGCACTGTTGGATTCCGGAGTCATTCGGTGACCGGTTCGCCGGAAGATCTAAGCTTCCAGCATACCCATCCGCAGATCTGCCTGACGGATGTGCAGGGCAGCGAAATCACGCTGGTAGCTCTGTCCGACTCGAGCCGCGGTGATTCGGATGATTCGTTGAATGGTTGCTGCGGTGGTGTGTCGGGGGGAGGCGCAAATACCAGTAGTGCGTCGGGGTGTGGCCTTGGTTTTTCCGGTCTGCTCATAACCGATCCGCCGGGTGATATGCCTTCGATAACACGTGGCGTTGGCCGTAAAGCAAGTCTCGATACGGAGAACaactcgacggcgacgaactcgtcgtcgatggctaccagcataaccaccaccagcggctcGGCCAAGCTCGACACTTCGGATCTCAGTGAATCGTATGTGCGGCGAGGCAGCGACAAATCGCTTGGCTTCAGTGACGACAGCCTGAGCAACGATTCGAATCCCTCGAACTTATCGCCCAGTCAGGAACCACCGTCGGCTTCCGTGTCGACCAGTTCCGGCTTCCGGAGTGGAGGTCTCGATTCGGAGCATGATACATCGGCCCGTCTGAGTCCTGATTCGCTCGGCGATGGTGCATCGACCCGTAGCACTGTGGGTGGTCCTGGCAGTGGTCTGGGGGACGAGTGCTATGAGCTTCCGTTGCCACAGGAGTGCTCATCGCTCGATTCGGCCCGCATACTCGAGTTGGTTAAGCGAACGCTTGATTCGACGATGCCACCGAAGGGCTGCATttacgggagcagcagcagcagcagcaatgggcGAACAATGGTGGCGACACCGGCTGCAACGGGCGATGCAaccgatccatccatctccaATGGTCGATCTGCGATTGGTGTAGCGGCGGCTGCAGCCGTTGCCGAAGGTCGCAGTGCGGATGGTGCCGTCGGTGCCACGGGTACAGCAAACGGTGGCGAAGGAGGATCGGCAGCAGGAGGAACGGATAGTAGATCGAATCTTAGTCTCGAGTTCTCGGGCGGACTGCAGATCGAACTGCAGGTGTACGAGGGCCGCAGCAAGGACAGCAATACGAGCAAGGGCATCAAGCTGCGCCGCATCTCGGGCGATCAGTACGAGTACGGTAAGCTATGCCAGCAGCTCATCACCTCGCTGACGGTCTAG